One window of the Amycolatopsis mediterranei genome contains the following:
- a CDS encoding NCS1 family nucleobase:cation symporter-1, which yields MAPTPADQRVHDDGRVELDPADVGSLEGSRFFNEELAPVPVERRTWTTYNYFALWMGMAHNIPSYALAASLIALGMNWVQALLTITIGNLVVLAPMLLNSHAGTKYGIPFPVFARAFYGLRGANLAALLRAFIACGWFGIQTWVGGEAIYVILGRLLGSWWRDSAMVGGQHWTLWLSFVVFWIGQMLIIWRGMDAVRRFENWTAPLVSVGFLIMLGYVLVKAGGLGPILSSPGELGWGPDFWKVFAPSLMAMIAFWSTLSLNMPDFTRFGGSQRKQVRGQILGLPTTMTFIAIVAILTTSGGHVLYGEDIWDPAKLADKFTSPAVVVVALVALVLATISANLAANVVSPSYDFSNAFPKKITFAVGGGITGVIGILIQPWRLYSDPNIYIFAWLGFYGGLLGAVAGVLVAGYWVVNRTKLRLKDLYTPDGVYWFSGGWNWRALVATLVGALLAVGGAYSADNSGPFPADGLIPFLKPLYDYNWVIGLVGAFAVFTALALPATKEETSERGSSRIDPAAVDG from the coding sequence ATGGCGCCGACACCCGCAGACCAGCGCGTGCACGACGACGGCCGGGTCGAGCTCGACCCCGCCGACGTCGGGTCTCTCGAAGGCAGCCGGTTCTTCAACGAAGAGCTGGCCCCCGTCCCCGTCGAACGACGGACCTGGACCACCTACAACTACTTCGCGCTCTGGATGGGGATGGCGCACAACATCCCCAGTTACGCCCTGGCCGCGTCGCTCATCGCGCTCGGCATGAACTGGGTGCAGGCGCTGCTCACGATCACCATCGGCAACCTCGTCGTGCTCGCGCCGATGCTGCTCAACAGCCACGCCGGCACCAAGTACGGCATCCCGTTCCCGGTGTTCGCCCGCGCGTTCTACGGCCTGCGCGGCGCCAACCTGGCCGCGCTGCTGCGCGCGTTCATCGCGTGCGGCTGGTTCGGCATCCAGACCTGGGTCGGCGGCGAGGCCATCTACGTCATCCTCGGCCGCCTGCTCGGCTCGTGGTGGCGCGACTCGGCGATGGTCGGCGGCCAGCACTGGACGCTGTGGCTGTCTTTCGTGGTCTTCTGGATCGGCCAGATGCTCATCATCTGGCGCGGCATGGACGCGGTCCGCCGGTTCGAGAACTGGACCGCGCCGCTGGTGTCCGTCGGCTTCCTGATCATGCTCGGGTACGTGCTGGTCAAGGCGGGCGGGCTCGGCCCGATCCTGTCGTCGCCCGGCGAACTGGGCTGGGGCCCGGACTTCTGGAAGGTGTTCGCGCCGTCGCTGATGGCGATGATCGCGTTCTGGTCGACGCTGTCGCTGAACATGCCGGACTTCACCCGCTTCGGCGGCAGCCAGCGCAAGCAGGTCCGCGGCCAGATCCTCGGCCTGCCGACGACGATGACGTTCATCGCGATCGTGGCCATCCTGACGACGTCGGGCGGCCACGTGCTCTACGGCGAGGACATCTGGGACCCGGCGAAGCTGGCGGACAAGTTCACCAGCCCGGCCGTGGTCGTCGTCGCACTGGTCGCGCTGGTGCTCGCCACGATTTCGGCCAACCTCGCGGCCAACGTCGTCAGCCCGTCCTACGACTTCTCGAACGCGTTCCCGAAGAAGATCACGTTCGCCGTCGGCGGCGGCATCACCGGCGTCATCGGCATCCTCATCCAGCCGTGGCGGCTGTACTCCGACCCGAACATCTACATCTTCGCGTGGCTCGGCTTCTACGGCGGCCTGCTCGGTGCGGTCGCCGGGGTGCTCGTCGCCGGCTACTGGGTCGTCAACCGCACGAAGCTGCGGCTGAAGGACCTCTACACACCCGATGGGGTGTATTGGTTCAGCGGCGGCTGGAACTGGCGCGCGCTGGTCGCCACGCTGGTGGGAGCACTGTTGGCGGTCGGCGGCGCCTACAGCGCCGACAACTCCGGGCCGTTCCCCGCCGACGGGCTCATCCCGTTCCTCAAGCCGCTTTACGACTACAACTGGGTGATCGGTCTGGTCGGCGCGTTCGCCGTCTTCACCGCCCTCGCCCTGCCCGCAACGAAGGAGGAGACCAGTGAGCGTGGTTCGAGCCGGATTGATCCAGCAGCGGTGGACGGGTGA
- the hydA gene encoding dihydropyrimidinase produces MTTLIQGGQVVSPSGALLADVLVDGETIAAVGAPGTLSGDETIDATGKYVLPGGIDAHTHMEMPFGGTHSVDTFSTGTTAAAWGGTTTIIDFAVQAKGTSLLSTLDKWHAKADGNCAIDYGFHMIVSDVNDQSLKEMEACIDGGVGSFKMFMAYPGVFYSTDGEILLAMQKAREIGATIMMHAENGIAIDQLAAQAVAAGNTDPVQHGLTRPPELEGEATSRAIQLAKVTGSPLYIVHLSASQALAAVAEARNEGQNVFAETCPQYLYLSIEDLAKPDFEGAKYVASPPLREKSHQADLWRGLRTNDLSVVSTDHCPFCFKDQKELGRGDFRAIPNGMPGVEHRMDLLHQGVVAGQLTLGRWVETCSATPARMFGLYPRKGVIAAGSDADIVIYDPSAKQTLSASTHHMNVDYSAYEGFEITGRVHTVLSRGRVVVSPAGFSGSTSHGKFLSRSLNQYLN; encoded by the coding sequence ATGACCACGCTCATCCAGGGCGGCCAGGTCGTTTCGCCGTCGGGCGCGCTCCTGGCGGACGTCCTCGTCGACGGCGAGACCATCGCCGCCGTCGGGGCGCCCGGGACGCTCTCCGGCGACGAGACGATCGACGCCACCGGGAAGTACGTGCTGCCCGGCGGCATCGACGCGCACACCCACATGGAGATGCCCTTCGGCGGCACCCATTCGGTCGACACGTTCTCGACCGGCACCACCGCCGCGGCGTGGGGCGGCACGACCACGATCATCGACTTCGCCGTACAGGCCAAGGGCACGTCATTGTTGTCCACTTTGGACAAGTGGCACGCGAAGGCGGACGGCAACTGCGCCATCGACTACGGCTTCCACATGATCGTCTCCGACGTCAACGACCAGTCGCTGAAGGAGATGGAAGCCTGTATCGACGGCGGCGTCGGCAGCTTCAAGATGTTCATGGCGTACCCGGGGGTGTTCTACTCCACGGACGGGGAAATCCTGCTGGCGATGCAGAAAGCGCGGGAAATCGGCGCTACGATCATGATGCACGCGGAGAACGGCATCGCGATCGACCAGCTGGCGGCGCAGGCTGTAGCCGCAGGCAATACCGACCCCGTCCAACACGGCCTGACGCGGCCACCGGAACTGGAAGGAGAGGCGACATCACGAGCGATCCAGCTCGCCAAGGTGACCGGTTCGCCGCTCTACATCGTGCACCTGTCGGCGTCGCAAGCGCTTGCGGCGGTCGCGGAGGCGCGTAACGAGGGGCAGAACGTCTTCGCCGAGACGTGCCCGCAATACCTGTACCTGTCCATTGAGGACCTGGCGAAGCCGGACTTCGAGGGCGCGAAGTACGTGGCTTCGCCGCCACTGCGGGAGAAGTCGCACCAGGCGGACCTGTGGCGTGGGCTGCGGACGAACGACCTGTCCGTGGTGTCCACCGACCACTGCCCGTTCTGCTTCAAGGACCAGAAGGAGCTGGGCCGCGGCGACTTCCGGGCCATCCCGAACGGGATGCCGGGCGTCGAGCACCGGATGGACCTGCTGCACCAGGGCGTCGTGGCCGGACAGCTGACGCTCGGCCGGTGGGTCGAGACGTGCTCGGCCACCCCGGCGCGGATGTTCGGGCTGTACCCGCGCAAGGGCGTCATCGCGGCGGGTTCCGACGCGGACATCGTGATCTACGACCCTTCGGCCAAGCAGACGCTGTCGGCTTCGACGCACCACATGAACGTGGACTACTCGGCGTACGAAGGGTTCGAGATCACCGGCCGCGTGCACACGGTGCTGTCGCGGGGGCGCGTTGTCGTGTCGCCTGCCGGTTTCTCGGGCTCGACGTCACACGGCAAGTTCCTGTCCCGTTCGCTGAACCAGTACCTGAACTGA
- a CDS encoding nitrilase-related carbon-nitrogen hydrolase: MIKAAVDHIATAASQGAQVVCLQELFYGPYFCQVQDADYYSYTEAIPDGPTTKLMQEVAERHGIVLIVPMYEVEQPGVYYNTAAVIDADGTYLGKYRKNHIPQVQGFWEKFYFRPGNLGYPVFDTAVGRIGVYICYERHFPEGWRALGLAGAKIVFNPSATSRSLSQYLWRLEQPAAAVANEYFVGAINRVGVEPLGDNDFYGQTYFVDPRGQLVGDAASDTDDEVVVRDLDLGLLDEVRNQWAFYRDRRPDTYGPLAEA, from the coding sequence ATGATCAAGGCGGCGGTCGACCACATCGCCACCGCCGCCTCGCAGGGCGCCCAGGTCGTCTGCCTCCAGGAACTGTTCTACGGGCCGTACTTCTGCCAGGTGCAGGACGCCGACTACTACTCCTACACCGAGGCCATCCCCGACGGCCCGACGACCAAGCTCATGCAGGAGGTGGCCGAGCGGCACGGGATCGTGCTGATCGTGCCGATGTACGAGGTCGAGCAGCCCGGCGTCTACTACAACACCGCCGCGGTGATCGACGCCGACGGCACCTACCTCGGCAAGTACCGCAAGAACCACATCCCGCAGGTGCAGGGGTTCTGGGAGAAGTTCTACTTCCGCCCCGGCAACCTCGGCTACCCGGTGTTCGACACGGCCGTGGGCCGCATCGGCGTCTACATCTGCTACGAGCGGCACTTCCCGGAGGGCTGGCGCGCGCTCGGCCTGGCCGGCGCGAAGATCGTGTTCAACCCGTCGGCGACCAGCCGCAGCCTGTCGCAGTACCTCTGGCGGCTGGAGCAGCCGGCGGCCGCGGTGGCGAACGAGTACTTCGTCGGCGCGATCAACCGGGTGGGCGTGGAACCGCTGGGCGACAACGACTTCTACGGCCAGACGTACTTCGTCGACCCGCGCGGCCAGCTGGTCGGCGACGCGGCGTCCGACACCGACGACGAGGTCGTGGTGCGCGACCTCGACCTGGGGCTGCTCGACGAGGTCCGGAACCAGTGGGCGTTCTACCGCGACCGCCGCCCGGACACCTACGGCCCCCTCGCGGAGGCCTGA